The proteins below come from a single Mesobacillus jeotgali genomic window:
- a CDS encoding sensor domain-containing diguanylate cyclase: protein MEELLEREIILELKSKFFDLISTGRFSFSSSEVLSQMTAILKELLQADVVDFYSCQEWKEGMFLEATTRLSTNEGGLETFPHCLVNELAAKPYAFIKYPESMPQHELLLVLKDNEKPKGLFGFQMDSDFLNRLSDFFFNKLSYECNVFIERVRSLAETMEEEKRYKQLFRVTKKFHSTMDMDAVLGEIISTLKEVYPSFTYYLLLSHDHKGYGGLPVRDLEYDSDNLTAMQSYVSGQIQFEDSVSEKNSIMYAPLKGKQGVYGVLQVIAPNSLVFPQNEVEFIKLLANTAGSALENAKLYEQSRKLISDLQLINETSHQLNTSLRLTDTMKFICGQIIKSFNAQEVGFIMLDDEHEDYSVLQGSTSFFFSKEASSYILSVAHRIRQDMEPLFLGDISSDREDAPLHFHSVMGVPMIQSGELKGFALVMHEEPYHFAFDTFKLLQSLIHHSTLAFTNSMLREELEKMVVTDHLTKLYSRGYLDEKMNLSMLEDQQGTFILIDVDNFKSVNDQYGHQVGDEVLIQLARQIAQNIRGTDIGARWGGEELAIYLPGAPLETGVKIANRLVDKVEKNTNPNVTVSCGVSTWIRGQEDTTKTVFKRADQALYLAKGSGKNKVVVQNEEQSCFSDNV from the coding sequence ATGGAAGAATTATTAGAACGGGAAATTATATTAGAACTGAAAAGTAAATTTTTCGATTTGATCAGCACTGGCAGATTTTCTTTTTCTTCCTCAGAGGTTCTCTCGCAAATGACGGCTATTTTAAAAGAACTTCTGCAAGCCGATGTGGTCGACTTTTACAGCTGCCAGGAATGGAAAGAAGGGATGTTCCTGGAGGCCACAACCCGTCTATCGACTAATGAAGGTGGGTTGGAGACTTTTCCACATTGTCTGGTGAATGAGCTGGCAGCTAAACCTTATGCCTTCATTAAATATCCAGAATCCATGCCTCAGCATGAACTGTTGCTGGTTTTGAAAGATAATGAAAAACCAAAGGGTCTGTTTGGCTTCCAAATGGACAGCGACTTCCTAAACCGATTATCGGACTTCTTCTTCAATAAGCTATCTTATGAATGCAATGTGTTCATTGAGAGAGTGCGAAGCCTGGCGGAAACAATGGAAGAAGAAAAAAGGTACAAGCAATTATTCAGGGTTACGAAGAAATTCCATTCAACGATGGACATGGATGCCGTTCTTGGTGAAATCATTTCCACATTAAAGGAAGTATACCCTTCTTTCACCTATTACCTGCTGTTGTCCCATGATCATAAGGGATATGGGGGCTTACCGGTCAGAGACCTTGAATACGATAGCGATAACCTGACGGCGATGCAGTCGTATGTAAGCGGACAGATCCAGTTCGAGGACTCTGTCTCAGAAAAAAATTCAATCATGTACGCCCCTTTGAAAGGAAAACAGGGTGTTTACGGTGTCTTGCAGGTCATAGCCCCAAACTCACTGGTTTTCCCGCAAAATGAAGTAGAGTTCATCAAGCTTCTCGCCAATACTGCCGGGAGTGCACTGGAAAATGCCAAGCTTTATGAGCAATCCAGGAAATTGATTTCCGACTTGCAGCTGATCAATGAAACTTCACATCAGTTGAACACAAGTTTGCGCCTGACAGATACCATGAAATTTATCTGCGGGCAAATCATCAAGTCCTTTAATGCCCAGGAAGTCGGTTTCATTATGCTTGACGATGAACATGAAGATTACTCTGTCCTCCAGGGCAGCACAAGCTTTTTCTTTTCAAAGGAGGCTTCCAGCTACATATTGAGCGTTGCCCATCGAATCCGTCAGGATATGGAGCCATTGTTCCTGGGAGATATCTCTTCAGATCGTGAGGACGCTCCCTTGCATTTCCACTCGGTAATGGGTGTTCCGATGATCCAAAGCGGTGAATTAAAGGGATTTGCTCTTGTCATGCATGAAGAGCCTTATCACTTTGCGTTTGATACATTCAAGCTGCTCCAGTCTCTTATTCACCATTCAACTTTGGCTTTCACCAATTCGATGCTTCGAGAAGAGCTGGAGAAAATGGTTGTAACGGATCATTTGACGAAGCTGTATTCTCGAGGGTATTTAGATGAAAAAATGAATCTTTCCATGCTTGAAGACCAACAGGGAACCTTTATTTTGATTGATGTTGATAATTTTAAAAGTGTTAATGATCAATATGGCCACCAGGTTGGAGACGAAGTACTCATCCAGCTGGCTCGCCAGATCGCCCAAAATATCCGCGGAACAGACATAGGTGCAAGATGGGGCGGGGAGGAGCTGGCGATTTATTTGCCAGGTGCCCCTCTCGAGACTGGTGTCAAAATCGCGAATAGACTGGTAGATAAAGTTGAAAAAAATACGAACCCGAATGTCACTGTTTCATGCGGTGTCTCCACATGGATCAGGGGACAGGAGGACACGACCAAGACAGTTTTTAAAAGGGCCGACCAGGCTTTATATCTGGCAAAGGGGTCAGGTAAAAATAAAGTAGTCGTCCAGAATGAAGAACAATCTTGCTTTAGTGACAATGTGTAA
- the rpsD gene encoding 30S ribosomal protein S4 encodes MARYTGPSWKLSRRLGISLSGTGKELEKRPYAPGPHGPNQRKKLSEYGLQLQEKQKLRHMYGVTERQFRNLFDKAGKMPGKHGENFMILLEARLDNVVYRLGLARTRRAARQLVNHGHIMVDGARVDIPSYRVAPGQTITLREKSRNLDVVKEAIEVNNFVPDFLTFDADKLEGTFTRMPERSELPAEINEALIVEFYSR; translated from the coding sequence ATGGCTCGTTATACCGGCCCAAGCTGGAAACTATCCCGCCGTCTTGGAATTTCACTAAGCGGTACAGGTAAAGAATTAGAAAAACGCCCTTACGCACCAGGTCCTCATGGTCCTAACCAGCGTAAAAAGCTTTCCGAATACGGATTGCAACTTCAAGAGAAGCAAAAGCTTCGCCACATGTACGGAGTTACTGAGCGCCAGTTCCGTAACTTGTTCGACAAAGCAGGCAAAATGCCTGGTAAGCACGGCGAAAACTTCATGATTCTTCTTGAAGCACGCCTTGACAACGTTGTTTACCGTCTTGGTCTTGCTCGCACTCGTCGTGCAGCTCGCCAGTTAGTAAACCACGGTCACATCATGGTTGATGGTGCACGCGTAGATATCCCATCTTACCGCGTAGCTCCTGGCCAGACAATCACACTTCGTGAAAAGTCACGCAACCTTGATGTAGTTAAAGAAGCAATCGAAGTAAACAACTTCGTACCTGACTTCTTGACTTTCGACGCAGACAAGCTAGAAGGAACTTTCACTCGCATGCCTGAGCGTTCTGAACTTCCAGCTGAAATCAACGAAGCTCTTATCGTTGAATTCTACTCTCGTTAA